The Echeneis naucrates chromosome 8, fEcheNa1.1, whole genome shotgun sequence genome has a window encoding:
- the LOC115047346 gene encoding zinc finger protein 281-like gives MNIIQDKLGNEFLRSNGGMDSNFGPGMIMFSHLPPVTSFTRLAAHSVMQDLPPQEMILKKERDSPDCSMGTQGGNLGCAAVGDYVHTMGIKQEKLSEHDYRLPLYPGGLGKSTELLEVTVSNNQSLMVHDLNMGNLPSQLGKEPTGRKGRRSNGDGHEGKPRKKRSEAKQSMMLDADGGSLSPGTKPHICEHCTASFRSSYHLRRHVLIHTGERPFRCSQCNMSFIQKYLLQRHEKIHSGEKPFSCDQCNMRFIQKYHMERHKRTHSGEKPYRCETCQQYFSRTDRLLKHKRTCGEAIKKGLDPGMMDLGCVDMGHGSYGITQGNAGSTGRKRGKSKNCGEGGERKRKKGDAGAAARVPHIHDAASGGYGIHEYSMENHTVSSSTEPGPSMQQSHQGRAPKMAFKKANRKSLAKAGPLEQSVGMDGLGLMQSNGAKVGTSSNYDDAMQFLKKRRYLHAANNANPSGPAVAGGTGTEYDVGVGHLSSQPSVIQGVVSGVMESDAPLSLDKSGIPDEVLQSLLDHYAQKPDGSHHDVHFDISDQHVELNPASADGPDIGHATNNQSPSGDKTVMMHEYSRFLLQALERTSHTTSFPLGPGPPSSGPFPSSHPENPIYADKNIYTTSPLECGFGQSVASPSLPSTVPKSHFAMLTGSSPQHGFHLGSLEPPSHQQLTPSQELTDQMEKQHSSTPPASYQISQSDLSSQKDHPPVKNGTAVYPLAPSQDLATLDSSKPSYQIENFAQAFGSQFKSDGRGLSYGTDSSGEVDHRIRTPVSEFSGYSSLLSDVNEPVSTGSKTPTSQSYR, from the exons ATGAACATCATTCAAGACAAACTAGGCAATGAATTCCTGCGCTCCAACGGGGGTATGGACTCCAATTTCGGCCCTGGCATGATTATGTTCAGCCACCTCCCGCCGGTGACCAGTTTCACCCGGCTGGCTGCCCACTCTGTGATGCAGGACCTTCCACCCCAAGAAATGATCCTGAAGAAGGAGCGTGACTCACCTGACTGCAGCATGGGCACCCAGGGTGGGAACCTGGGCTGCGCAGCAGTGGGAGATTATGTTCACACCATGGGTATCAAGCAGGAGAAACTGTCGGAGCACGACTATCGGTTACCGCTCTATCCCGGAGGGCTGGGGAAgagcacagagctgctggaggtgaCAGTCAGTAACAACCAGAGCCTGATGGTGCATGACCTCAACATGGGCAAC CTGCCAAGTCAGTTAGGAAAGGAGCCAACTGGGAGAAAAGGTCGAAGGTCAAACGGTGATGGACATGAGGGCAAGCCaagaaagaagagaagtgaAGCAAAG CAATCAATGATGCTGGATGCAGATGGAGGCAGCCTGTCGCCGGGAACCAAGCCTCACATCTGTGAACACTGCACTGCATCGTTCAGAAGCTCCTATCACCTACGCAGACATGTCCTCATTCACACAG GTGAAAGACCCTTCAGATGCAGTCAATGCAACATGAGTTTCATTCAGAAGTACCTTCTCCAGCGACATGAGAAAATCCACAGTG GAGAGAAGCCATTCAGTTGTGACCAGTGTAACATGCGATTCATTCAGAAGTATCACATGGAAAGGCACAAGAGGACGCACAGTGGAGAGAAGCCGTACAGATGTGAGACCTGCCAACAG TATTTTTCTAGGACAGACCGACTGCTGAAGCACAAGCGAACCTGTGGAGAAGCCATAAAGAAGGGGCTGGATCCTGGGATGATGGACCTGGGTTGTGTTGACATGGGGCATGGCAGCTATGGAATCACTCAGGGAAATGCTGGGAGTACTGGCAGGAAGAGGGGCAAATCCAAAAATTGTGGTGAGGGAGGGGAGcgcaaaaggaaaaagggggatGCAGGAGCAGCAGCGAGAGTACCGCACATTCATGATGCTGCATCTGGAGGCTACGGCATCCATGAATACTCTATGGAAAATCACACAGTATCTTCCTCCACTGAGCCAGGACCCAGCATGCAGCAGAGCCACCAGGGCCGAGCTCCAAAGATGGCATTCAAAAAGGCCAATCGCAAGAGTCTGGCCAAAGCAGGGCCTTTAGAGCAGAGTGTGGGCATGGACGGGCTTGGCCTCATGCAGAGTAACGGGGCCAAGGTTGGTACCAGCAGCAACTACGACGACGCCATGCAGTTTCTGAAGAAGAGACGCTACCTACACGCAGCAAACAATGCAAACCCGTCAGGGCCTGCAGTGGCTGGAGGAACCGGCACGGAGTACGACGTTGGAGTCGGTCATTTGTCTTCCCAGCCATCTGTCATTCAGGGTGTTGTTTCCGGCGTGATGGAGAGTGACGCACCTCTCAGTCTTGATAAGTCAGGGATCCCAGACGAGGTGCTGCAGAGCCTTCTCGACCACTACGCCCAGAAGCCTGACGGCTCGCACCACGACGTTCACTTTGACATCAGTGACCAGCATGTGGAGCTGAATCCCGCCTCAGCAGATGGTCCTGACATTGGCCACGCCACCAACAACCAGAGCCCATCTGGAGACAAGACTGTCATGATGCACGAGTACTCCCGCTTCCTGCTGCAGGCTTTAGAACGCACCAGCCACACCACCAGCTTCCCACTGGGCCCCGGGCCTCCCTCCTCAGGACCGTTCCCCAGTTCCCATCCAGAAAACCCCATTTATGCTGACAAGAACATCTACACTACGTCCCCACTGGAGTGTGGCTTTGGCCAGTCGGTGGCCTCGCCTTCGTTGCCCTCCACCGTGCCAAAGTCTCACTTTGCAATGCTGACGGGTTCCTCGCCACAGCACGGCTTCCACCTGGGCAGCCTGGAGCCCCCCTCTCACCAGCAGCTCACGCCATCTCAGGAGCTCACAGACCAGATGGAGAAGCAGCACTCCTCCACTCCCCCCGCCTCCTACCAGATCAGCCAGTCTGACCTGAGCAGCCAGAAGGACCATCCGCCGGTCAAGAACGGCACGGCAGTCTACCCTCTGGCTCCTTCGCAGGATCTGGCCACTCTGGACTCTTCCAAGCCTTCCTACCAGATAGAAAACTTTGCCCAGGCCTTTGGCTCCCAGTTCAAGTCAGACGGCCGCGGCTTGTCTTATGGCACTGACTCTAGCGGGGAGGTGGATCACAGGATACGGACGCCTGTGTCTGAATTCTCAGGGTATAGTAGTTTGTTATCTGATGTCAATGAGCCAGTAAGTACAGGTTCCAAAACTCCAACAAGCCAAAGCTACAGATGA